The nucleotide window TAAATCAATGTTTTGATTAAGTTTTCGCCTCAATAGCTGAATGTTATTTTGATTTTAAATAACTTTGGTCAAACTGTTTATAACAGTTTGGATGAAATAGAATTTTTGAAGTTACGCTAAAGAATTATGTTTAAAAAAGAAAAAAATTCGAGTGCTGAAAGAGATTTTTATTTCGGTTAGTGTAATAAAGCCTGTTAAAATGGGCTTAAAATAACATAAAAATTGGGATTGGAGGGATATGTATAAAAATACTTGCCTCTATTTAAATTGAAATAAATTAATTGACGTGCTACGTTCTGTTCTCTAAAGTCAAATTAGTGATAAGAAAAGAGGCGAAATTTATGAAAAAAATAGATCCGAAACAATTATCCGAACGTGAAAATTATAAGTTTTTGATTGGATCCATTATTCCAAGACCAATTGCTTTTGTCACATCTGTTTCTGAAGAAGGTGTCGTAAACGCAGCACCATTTAGTTTCTTCAATATAGTGTCTTCAAACCCACCGATGATTTCGGTAAGTATCCAACGAAAAAGAGGGGAGAAAAAAGATACTGCAAGAAACATTATTGAAAAAGAGCAATTTGTCGTTCATATTGTCGATACTGAAAATGTAGAGCAAGTAAATGAAACAGCAGCTAACTTGCCGTCAAATGAAAGTGAAGTAGCAGTTGCGGGAATGTCATTAGTAAAGAGTGAAAAAATCGATGTTCCGGGTGTAAAGGAAGCAAAAGTCCGACTGGAATGTGTCCTTGAAAAAGCGCTGGAACTTGGCGGCGATGATGAAACGCCAGGCTGCGACCTGATCATCGGAAAAGTCGTATACTATCATATAGAAGAAAGTCTGTATGAAAATGGTCGGATTGATCCGGAAGGACTTGGCGCAATCAGCCGTTTAGCCGGAAATGACTATGCAAAAATTGGTGCGCAATTCACAATTGAGCGCCCGCAGTAATGAAGGAGAGCAAAGAAGAATGCAAATCAAATCAATAGAATTATTTAATATCGAGTTACCATTAATTGAACCGTTTATCGTGAGCTACGGGACTTATCCGCACATGCCATCGATTATTGTGAAGATGACTTCGGAGTGCGGTTTGGTCGGCTGGGGTGAGGCAGTCCCGGATGAACACGTGACAGGCGAAACATTGGAAGGCACGTATGCTGTATTAAAACATACGCTTGCACCAGCAATGATTGGGGAAAACCCGATGAATTTCGAAAAAATCCATGCCAAAATGGATGCGCTCATATACAGTGCGCCGGCTGCCAAAGCGGCAATTGATATCGCCTGCTTTGATCTGACAGGGAAAAAGCTTGGAGTACCTGCCTATCAATTAACAGGCGGGCGTTACTATGAAAAGTTCCCGATTACACATGTGCTAAGCATCGGTACACCGGAAAAAATGGCAAATGAAGCGGCAGAACGTGTAGAAATGGGGTACAACTCATTCAAAATGAAGGTCGGTCGCGATGTAGCAAGTGATGTTGCCCGCATAAAAGCAGTACGTGAACGTGTAGGCAGTGAAATCGCGATTCGCGTTGATGTTAACCAAGGTTGGGTAAACAGTTCAACAACGATGCAAGCAGTTCGTGAGCTGGAGAAATTGAACATCGACTGGCTCGAACAACCGGTACGCGCGGATGATATTGACGGCATGGTTGAGATTAAATCGAAAACATCAATTCCTGTCATGATTGACGAAGGATTACGCGGTGTACGTGAAATGCGTGAAATTATTGCAAAGCGTGCAGCGGACAAAGTGAATATTAAATTGATGAAATGCGGGGGAATGTATCCTGCAATGAAGCTTGCCCATATGGCGGAAATGGCGGGAATTGAATGCCAAATCGGTTCAATGGTCGAGTCTTCGGTCGGTTCTGCAGCCGGTTTTCATGTAGCCTTTTCGAACAAAGTATTTACGAGTGTGGAATTAACAGGACCGTTAAAATTCTCAAAAGATATCGGAAACCTTCAATATAATGTCCCGTATATTCAGTTGAATGAACGTGCAGGTTTAGGGGTCGATGTCGATGAGGCTGTTTTAGCGGAATTAACACGTGATCATAGTGTGGTGCAGTAAATGATTACGTCAGGATTTTTAGGAAATGAACGATATGAAGTTTATTTATTGGATGAAACACATATTCCGGAATTGGTTACTTTGCAGCAGGAAGTTGTCAATGCATTGCCGGACAAAGCAATATTGCAGCCGCTCGATAATGACGAACTGAGCTTTATTTTAAGCGGGAACGGACTGATGATCGGGATTTTCGTCGAAGAGAAACTAATCGCATTCCGGGCATTGCTGGAACCGATGATCGATAAAGAGCATCTGGGCTATGATATTGGCTTGGAAACAGAGGAAGAACTGCGAAAAGTGCTGTATCAGGAAATTTCCAATGTGCATCCGGATTATCGTGGTTACGGTTTGCAGCGCACAATGGCGGACATCATTATGCAGCAAGTGGATGAATCGAAGTTTAACACTGTTTGCGCAACGGTCATGCCGGGCAATATCGCAAGTTTGAAGGACAAGTTTTCGCAGCATATGCATATTGCAGCATTGAAGCTGAAGTATGGCGGGAAACTGCGCTATGTATTTATGAAGTCACTTCCTTATAAAGGGCATGAGTGGACTGAAGAACAATTTGTCCCGATGAAAAGCACAGAAGCACAGCAACAGCTTCTAAAATCCGGCTTTATCGGTATCTCGATGAAAGCGGATGGGGCGGACTGGCTTATTCAATATGTAAAATAATAAAGGATGTGGCGATAATCAGTTCGCCACATCCTTTATCGATTTAATTCCGTCCATGTCGTATGAATACTCCTTTAAATATCGTTGTCGTCAAAGCAATCTAGATCGTAGCAATCACTGTTATCTTCGTATAGGTAAGATACGTCATTTTCATCAGATGCAATGTAAGTATAGTTTGGCATGTGTATCAACTCCTTTTTATAATTATAAAATATTCAGAAAATTAAGTAAAGTATTTTTTTAAGGGCAACAGCACACCGGAATGGGGATAAACGCCTTGAAATCTATATTTAGAGACATTGGTTTCGCTTACATTTCTCTTAAATTACTTTAAAATTAATTCATTTTCATACAGGTTTTCATACATTATTGGTCGAACAGTTATAAGGTGAATTTTATAGCTTCTTTTGAAACTTTCTGTACCAAAGAGTAGTACATATAAAAATAAAGGGGGAATTTTGATGGAGAAAAAACCGTTCAACGATGCCGATGAGCATTATCAAAAGCATGTAGGTACCCCAGCATCTTATAGTATGAGACAGATGCCGAAGCCGATTCGGATAATTGGCTATTTTTTCTTCGGCTTCATGGCAATCGCTGCTGTTTTAATAATTCTACTAATACTGATGGATAAAATTCTCTAGTATAAACTAGAGGATTTTTTCTTTTCTTGAAAGTTATAATATTCAACGCGAAAGATTAATATACTATATATTAATCGTGTTTTATATAAATTCTGTATTTTAAAGAATAATTTTCTGCTTTATGATAATATGTTTGTAATTAATTACAGATGGGGTGGGAAGCATGGAGCAACATATTTTTGTCTCGAAACTTATACCTCCGACACCAGTCAATAACTATTTAAGAAGAGCAAAGTTAATGAAAAAGCTTTCAGATTGGCCACATGCAAAGTGCACCATTTTACATAGTAGCGCAGGTTACGGGAAAACATCGCTTATTAGTCAGTTTTTAAACGATCAGAAAACAAAATCCTCCTGGTATCAGATTACGCCGGATGATGACTCGATATTTCCGTTTTTACGGCATTTTATCTATAGTATTCAACAGCATTTCCCGTCGTTCGGCGAAAGATTAAAAGGCTGGGATGAGACGTTAAAGTTTCATAATATGGAAGAGCTGCTGCAGCTTTCAAAGCAGATCGCCAATGAACTGCACCATATAAAAGAGCCTTTTTTAATTGTGCTGGACGATTATCATCATGTATCACACGTGTTTCCGATCAACTACATTATGAATCAGCTGCTTCAATTTTTGCCTGCCAACCTCCATATCATTGTCGCAACAAGGAAAATGCCTGAATGGAGCTGTTTGTTGATGCTTCGTATGAATAATCAGCTGATAGAATGTTTAGAGCCGGAATTTACTTTCGCGGAAGAAGATGTCCAGTATTTATTCGAAGCTTTTTTTGACCGGCAAATTACGGACGAACAAAGCGAATTTATTATGCAAATGACTGAAGGCTGGGCGATGGCGGTCATGCTGCTTGGCTATAAAGCGAAATATAGTCAGGAACAGCTTATCGATATCGCGGAAGGGGCGGTCGGGAATTTCTTTGCTTACCTTTCCGCGGAAGTATTCGATAAGCTTGATGAGCAACTGCAGCTGCAGCTTTTAAAGTTAGGTATTCATCAAGTAATTTCTCTTGAAGTCATTACAGAGCTGTACGGGGTGGAATGGATCCAGCAAGTGAAGCCGAAATTGGATGAGCTTGCGTTTATAACACCATTGGCAGGGGGAACAAAATACCGGTTCCATGCACTGTTCCAACAGTTTTTACAGCAAAGGCTGAGCGAATATTATCCGGACCTGCATGAGGAATTCCATGAACAGGCTGCCCGGTATTATGCCGATCAAAACTTAGGTGTATTGGCTGTCACACATGCGACCCAGCTGAAAAACAACCGGTACTATATCGAGTTGCTGATGCAATTTGCACAACAGTTTATTGAAGCGGGGCAATTTGAATTTTTACTCGAACGGCTGAAAGATTTTTCAATTGAAGAAAAACCTTATCAGCTTCTTTATTATGAAGGGGAATGCCAGCGTTACCGTGCGCAATATGAACGGGCAAAAAATGCGTACAATGAATGCTTTATAAAAGCGCAGCTGCAACAGGACCGGTTATTTTTAATGCGTTCGCAGTTTGGGCTGGCCAATATTTATTTGGATACACTTCAGCCGGTTTTTGCGGAACATCATTTACAGCAGGCGATTAGCTTCCTGAATGAAGTGAATGTCAGCGATACGGAACGGCATCTTATTAATAGTTTATATACCGAAAACCTCATTAATTTAGGGAAAGCGGGGGAGGCGCTGCGCTGGAGCCAGTCGCAAAACCTGCAGCTAAGCATCAATAATATCGATGCGCGTCTTTATTTGCGCCACGGTCAGCTGGACAAAGCGAAAGAATTGCTGAATGCACGTGTGTCAAAGCCGTTCCAATGGGAAGAAGCGCACCGTACGACCGATTTACTGCTCGTTTTGATCGATGTATTAATGGGTGAAAACACGCAAGCGTATAGCCGAATAATAGAAGGCGGAAAAGAAGAGCTCGTTGATATGCCGTATACACTTGCCCTGACAAAGCTGCGCAAAGGGCTGGCACTGCTAAATATGGAGAGGAAAGATTTCGAACGTGCGAAAGGCTGTTTTGATGAGACACTTGAGCTCCTCAATCTCATTCATGTAAAACGCATTACTGCCGAGTGTTATATGGGGCTTATTTTATATCACCGCGACAATGTGTTTGAGGCGAAGCGCCATGCACAAATCGGACTGAGGGAAACAAACAAAGTACAGGATTTCTGGATGTCGGCATTGCTGTTGACGGCTTTGACGAAAGTACTGGCAGAAAACAGCCATTTTGACGAAGCGATTGATACGGCAAAACAGGCATTATCCTATTATGAGCGCAGTGAGGATACGTACGGTCAGATGATCTGTTCCTTTTGGCTGGCGTATTGCTTTGCCAATTCAGCTGATCAAGAGCCTGCGTTAACATATCATCGTCGCTTTTGGGAATTATGTGTGAATGACTATCCGTTTTTCATGGAGAAGAAGACCCTTTTCGGACCGCGCTATTTAATTGTATTTGTTCAACTCGCAAAACAGCTGCAGCAGGAGGCGCTCGTATTTAGCCAGTTGAATATAATTGCAGCGCCAAGTACTGAGCTATCATTGACGTTGTTCGGGCCTGTGCAAATTTACCGTGAGAATGAAATGATTCAGGATAAAGAGTGGAAACGACTGAAAGCAAAGGAACTGTTTTTATATTTATATATTCACCGCGATCAGTTTGTATCACGCCAGCAAATTTGCGATGCTATTTGGCAGCAGGATGAAGAAGCGATGCAGCGTGATTTCAAAGTTGTTTTTAATGCGATGTTAAAAGCGTTGGAGCCGACTAGATCGGCACGTGAGGAAAGCAATTTTATTAAGCGCCATCAGCATTTATATAAATTGGAAGATCGCTGGGCTCACAGTGACGTTGCCCATTTTACGTATTATGTGCAGCGCGGACTGGAAGAAAAAACCGCCAAGCTTTCAAACGAATGGCTGAAACTGGCGATGCGGCTTGTAGATGGCCCGTTCTGTTCTGACATGGAACGGGAATGGCTTGAACCTGTTCAGGCGCATTATAATGAACAAATACTCCTCATCTTGGAGCGTGTCGCCCAAAATTACGTTCGCCTGCAGCAGTTTGAGAAGGTGATCCGGTGGGCAGACCGTATTATTGCAATGGATGACGGGCACGAAGAAGGCTACCGGCTGCTCATGCTTGCCCATTACTATTTAGGAAACCGCCGGGAAGCGATCAAACATTATGAGCGCTGTGTCGATGTACTGGACGACCAATATAAAATCACACCGATGGAACCGACCGAGCGACTGTATGAGCTTGTTTTGAAAATGTGAATAGATTGCTTGGGGGCTATGTTGAAGATTTAACTTCGACATAGCTTTTTTTAATGGGGGAGAGTCTATTGCGGGCGGGTGATTAGAGCATTTGAGCAAGGATTTCCTGTAATAGGGGCGGAAGAAGTCCTTGCCGCGATTTTATTAGAAAAAATGAGTGGTTTATTAGAACATTTAAGCGCGTTATTAGAAGAAGTTGGAGCGATATTAGAAGAACTGGAGCGGATATTAGAAAAAGGTTGGAATGGCATTAAAATGGAGCAGATTTTGCCTGTATTGGAATTGGATAAAAGTCTTACCGTAATTTTATTAGAACAATTGAACAGTTTATTAGAAGAAGCCGGCAGGATATTAGAAGATTGAGCAACGATATTAGAACATTTCGAAGTGATATTAGAACAACCGCACGATATATTAGAAGATCGCAATTATATTAGAACAAATCAATTTTTATTAGAAGAAAACAGTTTTTATTAGAAGAAATAAACTCTCGCTGAAATAAACCGGCTTTTATCAGCTCACAAACCCCCGGCAATCCGTGCTTCCCGAAAGCCCCCTCCTCAAATGTAACTCATTTGTAACTTCGCGATGTTACATTACGGTTAAGCAGATAGCTATGCTGAAAAATTTGCTAGGAGGGACATTGAATGAAAAAGCGTTTATGGTTAATTTTTGCGGTATTATCGATTTTCTTATTGGTTGCATGTAACAGTGATTCAACAGACGGCGATGATTCATCAACTACAAATTCAGCTGAGCAAGGTGAGAGCGGAACAACAGAAACAGCTGCATCAACAACTCCGGTTAAAGTCGGTGTACTTGCATCGTTGACGGGAGCTCTTGAATCATATGGTAAGCAGACGAAAAACGGATTCGAGTTGGGTCTTGAATATGCGACTGACGGTACGATGGAAGTGGAAGGACGTAAAATCGAAGTCGTTTGGGAAGATACAGAAACGAAACCCGAAGTAGCCGTTCAAAAGGCAACGAAGCTATTAGAGGATGACGCGGTTGATTTCTTAGTCGGTTCATCAAGTTCAGGTGACACATTGGCAGTACTTCCACTAGCAGAAGAATACGAGAAAATTATGATTGTAGAACCAGCAGTAGCGGACAGTATTACAGGTTCAGAATTTAACCCTTACATTTTCAGAACGGCGCGTAACTCTTCACAGGATGCATATGCAGCAGCAGCGGCGATCGCTGGAGAAGGTGTAAAAATTGCAACGTTCGCACCGGATTATTCATTCGGTTGGGATGGGGTATCGGCATTTAAAGCGGCAGCTGAAGGATTAGGTGCTGAGATTGTGTTAGAAGAATATGCAGATCCGGCTGCTACTGACTTTACGTCAAATTTGCAGAAAATTATTGATGCGAAACCGGACTTCTTATTTGTTGTATGGGCGGGGGCAAACTCTCCTTGGAATCAAATTGCAGATTTAAAACTTCAGGAAAAAGGGATTAAAATTTCAACGGGTGCACCGGATATTATTGCACTTCAATTTATGGAGCCATTAGTTGGTATGGAGGGCTTCTCTGTATATCATCATACACTACCGAAAAATGAAGTGAATGATTGGTTAGTAGAAGAGCATAAAGCACGATTCGATGGTGAAGTGCCGGATCT belongs to Solibacillus sp. FSL W7-1436 and includes:
- a CDS encoding flavin reductase family protein encodes the protein MKKIDPKQLSERENYKFLIGSIIPRPIAFVTSVSEEGVVNAAPFSFFNIVSSNPPMISVSIQRKRGEKKDTARNIIEKEQFVVHIVDTENVEQVNETAANLPSNESEVAVAGMSLVKSEKIDVPGVKEAKVRLECVLEKALELGGDDETPGCDLIIGKVVYYHIEESLYENGRIDPEGLGAISRLAGNDYAKIGAQFTIERPQ
- a CDS encoding BTAD domain-containing putative transcriptional regulator; amino-acid sequence: MEQHIFVSKLIPPTPVNNYLRRAKLMKKLSDWPHAKCTILHSSAGYGKTSLISQFLNDQKTKSSWYQITPDDDSIFPFLRHFIYSIQQHFPSFGERLKGWDETLKFHNMEELLQLSKQIANELHHIKEPFLIVLDDYHHVSHVFPINYIMNQLLQFLPANLHIIVATRKMPEWSCLLMLRMNNQLIECLEPEFTFAEEDVQYLFEAFFDRQITDEQSEFIMQMTEGWAMAVMLLGYKAKYSQEQLIDIAEGAVGNFFAYLSAEVFDKLDEQLQLQLLKLGIHQVISLEVITELYGVEWIQQVKPKLDELAFITPLAGGTKYRFHALFQQFLQQRLSEYYPDLHEEFHEQAARYYADQNLGVLAVTHATQLKNNRYYIELLMQFAQQFIEAGQFEFLLERLKDFSIEEKPYQLLYYEGECQRYRAQYERAKNAYNECFIKAQLQQDRLFLMRSQFGLANIYLDTLQPVFAEHHLQQAISFLNEVNVSDTERHLINSLYTENLINLGKAGEALRWSQSQNLQLSINNIDARLYLRHGQLDKAKELLNARVSKPFQWEEAHRTTDLLLVLIDVLMGENTQAYSRIIEGGKEELVDMPYTLALTKLRKGLALLNMERKDFERAKGCFDETLELLNLIHVKRITAECYMGLILYHRDNVFEAKRHAQIGLRETNKVQDFWMSALLLTALTKVLAENSHFDEAIDTAKQALSYYERSEDTYGQMICSFWLAYCFANSADQEPALTYHRRFWELCVNDYPFFMEKKTLFGPRYLIVFVQLAKQLQQEALVFSQLNIIAAPSTELSLTLFGPVQIYRENEMIQDKEWKRLKAKELFLYLYIHRDQFVSRQQICDAIWQQDEEAMQRDFKVVFNAMLKALEPTRSAREESNFIKRHQHLYKLEDRWAHSDVAHFTYYVQRGLEEKTAKLSNEWLKLAMRLVDGPFCSDMEREWLEPVQAHYNEQILLILERVAQNYVRLQQFEKVIRWADRIIAMDDGHEEGYRLLMLAHYYLGNRREAIKHYERCVDVLDDQYKITPMEPTERLYELVLKM
- a CDS encoding substrate-binding domain-containing protein, encoding MKKRLWLIFAVLSIFLLVACNSDSTDGDDSSTTNSAEQGESGTTETAASTTPVKVGVLASLTGALESYGKQTKNGFELGLEYATDGTMEVEGRKIEVVWEDTETKPEVAVQKATKLLEDDAVDFLVGSSSSGDTLAVLPLAEEYEKIMIVEPAVADSITGSEFNPYIFRTARNSSQDAYAAAAAIAGEGVKIATFAPDYSFGWDGVSAFKAAAEGLGAEIVLEEYADPAATDFTSNLQKIIDAKPDFLFVVWAGANSPWNQIADLKLQEKGIKISTGAPDIIALQFMEPLVGMEGFSVYHHTLPKNEVNDWLVEEHKARFDGEVPDLFTPGGFTAAVAIVEALKASGGDADGNTLIPLMEGMSFETPKGTMTFREEDHQALQTMYAIRLEKVAEFDYPVPVLLRELLPEETEPPILN
- a CDS encoding amino acid transporter, translated to MEKKPFNDADEHYQKHVGTPASYSMRQMPKPIRIIGYFFFGFMAIAAVLIILLILMDKIL
- a CDS encoding GNAT family N-acetyltransferase; the protein is MITSGFLGNERYEVYLLDETHIPELVTLQQEVVNALPDKAILQPLDNDELSFILSGNGLMIGIFVEEKLIAFRALLEPMIDKEHLGYDIGLETEEELRKVLYQEISNVHPDYRGYGLQRTMADIIMQQVDESKFNTVCATVMPGNIASLKDKFSQHMHIAALKLKYGGKLRYVFMKSLPYKGHEWTEEQFVPMKSTEAQQQLLKSGFIGISMKADGADWLIQYVK
- a CDS encoding mandelate racemase/muconate lactonizing enzyme family protein produces the protein MQIKSIELFNIELPLIEPFIVSYGTYPHMPSIIVKMTSECGLVGWGEAVPDEHVTGETLEGTYAVLKHTLAPAMIGENPMNFEKIHAKMDALIYSAPAAKAAIDIACFDLTGKKLGVPAYQLTGGRYYEKFPITHVLSIGTPEKMANEAAERVEMGYNSFKMKVGRDVASDVARIKAVRERVGSEIAIRVDVNQGWVNSSTTMQAVRELEKLNIDWLEQPVRADDIDGMVEIKSKTSIPVMIDEGLRGVREMREIIAKRAADKVNIKLMKCGGMYPAMKLAHMAEMAGIECQIGSMVESSVGSAAGFHVAFSNKVFTSVELTGPLKFSKDIGNLQYNVPYIQLNERAGLGVDVDEAVLAELTRDHSVVQ